A genomic segment from Rhodopirellula islandica encodes:
- a CDS encoding DUF6690 family protein, with product MLVTRLGKITVLAVAAGGPYVASETDWGRSAAGSVTNVFRGEGISGTGWGSGEAPIGGVTHSPDSDRYPVHSHHQVETLRGVSSQRYRYEPEIAKKLGAIPATDETPSLAGNNVADLREVLRFDLTTQAVLNRFSRVSTVLADLQLEGLRVPIVTGTQTTDLAGTLTYYFDRSGSVQRISLHGFTGDPSRLVTTIQSHYGLAREPTLEAGVFTKRWNGAPVHFLRLTHAPVVFSDAVHQKYTVFLELNQPNLAYGISDEAKRIVVTDQWTGRW from the coding sequence ATGCTTGTCACTCGCTTGGGCAAAATCACGGTGCTCGCCGTCGCCGCGGGAGGCCCCTACGTCGCTTCGGAAACCGATTGGGGACGCAGTGCCGCGGGTTCCGTCACCAATGTCTTTCGGGGGGAAGGAATTTCTGGCACGGGTTGGGGATCTGGTGAAGCACCGATTGGCGGCGTCACCCACTCCCCCGATTCGGACCGCTACCCGGTTCACTCGCACCACCAAGTCGAAACGCTTCGTGGGGTCTCATCCCAGCGTTACCGCTACGAACCTGAAATCGCCAAGAAGCTCGGTGCGATCCCCGCCACAGACGAAACACCGTCGCTGGCGGGAAACAACGTCGCCGACTTGCGAGAGGTTTTGCGTTTCGACTTGACGACCCAAGCGGTACTGAATCGGTTTTCGCGAGTCTCGACCGTGCTAGCGGATCTGCAACTCGAGGGGCTGCGAGTGCCGATCGTCACCGGTACCCAAACCACCGATTTGGCTGGCACGCTGACGTACTACTTTGATCGTTCCGGTTCGGTCCAACGGATTTCGTTGCATGGCTTCACGGGAGACCCTTCGCGTTTGGTGACGACGATCCAATCGCACTATGGACTCGCCCGGGAACCCACCCTGGAAGCCGGAGTGTTCACCAAACGTTGGAACGGTGCCCCTGTTCACTTCCTGCGTTTAACTCACGCCCCGGTGGTCTTCAGCGACGCTGTGCACCAAAAGTACACGGTGTTCTTGGAACTGAACCAACCCAACCTGGCGTATGGGATCAGTGACGAAGCCAAACGAATCGTGGTCACTGACCAGTGGACGGGGCGTTGGTAA
- a CDS encoding NAD-dependent epimerase/dehydratase family protein, with the protein MRVIVTGCSGFLGGEIVRQLLRRDWEVVGLSRRETPDLVRAGMTHHRGDLLDNGYLDRVIADADVVIHTAAVAGVWGTWQHYFDNNVVASRNLLRACLEARVSQLIYTSSPSVTFDGRDQRDVDESEPYPTSWMCHYPHTKSIAEQEILAADQLGGMRTVALRPHLIWGPNDPHLIPRVLQRARSGRLRIIGDGSNVIDTVHVINAAAAHLDAIDALRERPEVAAGRAYFVTQDEPVNCWDWIAKLCRVHGVDPPTKSISFAAAYRIGAMLETVYRWTGRTSEPPMTRFVASQLAKDHSFDITAAKERLGYQPRLNMDAGLQTLMGDTAVTNAPSTGQ; encoded by the coding sequence ATGCGGGTGATCGTCACTGGCTGCAGTGGATTTTTGGGCGGAGAAATTGTTCGCCAGTTGTTGCGACGTGACTGGGAAGTTGTCGGGCTGTCGCGTCGCGAAACCCCTGATTTGGTTCGCGCGGGGATGACGCACCACCGCGGCGATTTACTGGACAACGGTTACTTGGACCGGGTGATCGCAGACGCCGACGTGGTGATTCACACCGCGGCCGTCGCTGGGGTCTGGGGAACCTGGCAGCACTACTTTGACAACAACGTCGTGGCGTCACGAAATTTATTGCGAGCCTGCCTGGAAGCTCGCGTTTCGCAGCTAATCTACACGAGCAGTCCCAGCGTCACGTTTGATGGCAGAGATCAGCGTGACGTCGATGAATCGGAACCGTATCCGACGTCCTGGATGTGCCATTACCCGCACACCAAGTCGATTGCCGAACAGGAAATTTTGGCGGCGGATCAGCTGGGTGGGATGCGAACGGTTGCGCTGCGCCCGCATTTGATCTGGGGACCCAATGACCCGCACTTGATCCCTCGTGTTTTACAGCGTGCTCGCAGCGGACGGTTGCGAATCATTGGCGACGGCAGCAATGTGATTGACACGGTTCACGTGATCAACGCCGCCGCGGCTCACCTGGACGCGATCGATGCCTTGCGAGAGCGGCCTGAAGTGGCGGCAGGGCGAGCGTACTTTGTCACGCAGGACGAGCCTGTCAATTGCTGGGACTGGATCGCGAAATTGTGTCGGGTTCATGGTGTCGATCCGCCGACCAAGTCGATCTCCTTCGCGGCCGCGTACCGGATCGGTGCAATGTTGGAAACCGTGTATCGATGGACAGGACGAACCAGCGAACCACCAATGACTCGCTTTGTCGCTTCGCAGCTCGCGAAAGATCACTCGTTTGACATCACCGCCGCCAAAGAACGGCTCGGCTATCAGCCCCGCCTCAACATGGACGCGGGGCTGCAGACATTGATGGGCGACACCGCTGTTACCAACGCCCCGTCCACTGGTCAGTGA